The Penaeus monodon isolate SGIC_2016 chromosome 5, NSTDA_Pmon_1, whole genome shotgun sequence genome window below encodes:
- the LOC119573295 gene encoding zinc finger protein 300-like → MYMEIISHLCAFKFTGKPPHVTIEETLSKKLRNDVVRPFTFMCCGVIVKTEGAIFWHSDEITPDAITCGGDIENRAEFKLGNGEEVELDQFEDIIVKCEDDTCRADVDSDEANGIKVLAEEDPLSLGETYDLPTNNSENIIYTKDSFKSQAESSQNLSNKELRKNLLGILSQQDTLVQIDTLEQSSKVSGSSKHTKYPDTFTCEFCGKVFTGKERAYQFYYHRNKEHTHEMLYKCDICSKGFWGDRELLAHMAGHRDPGHICHICGQKFNAKRNLKAHLLIHQPLREHTCRFCDKSFRRKDHLQVHERIHTGVRPYQCKWCESGYPQKRQLVLHQRKCPIQRRQNLRYVNSVT, encoded by the coding sequence atgtatatggaGATTATATCACATCTTTGTGCTTTTAAATTTACAGGTAAGCCACCTCATGTGACTATTGAAGAGACACTctcaaaaaaattaagaaacgaTGTAGTTCGGCCTTTCACATTTATGTGTTGTGGAGTAATTGTGAAAACAGAAGGTGCCATTTTCTGGCATTCAGATGAGATTACGCCTGATGCTATTACTTGTGGTGGTGATATTGAGAATCGGGCAGAATTCAAAttaggaaatggagaggaagtggAACTGGATCAGTTTGAAGACATTATTGTAAAATGTGAGGATGACACATGTAGAGCAGATGTTGATAGTGATGAAGCTAATGGGATCAAGGTTTTGGCAGAAGAAGATCCACTTTCTTTGGGTGAAACATATGATTTGCCTACAAACAATTCAGAAAACATAATTTATACCAAAGACAGTTTCAAAAGCCAGGCAGAGTCATCACAGAACTTGAGTAATAAGGAGTTAAGAAAGAATTTACTTGGTATTCTGAGTCAGCAGGATACCTTAGTTCAGATTGATACTCTTGAACAAAGTAGCAAGGTCAGTGGATcttcaaaacacacaaaatacccaGATACATTTACGTGCGAGTTTTGTGGTAAAGTGTtcacaggaaaagaaagagcatatcagttttattatcatagAAACAAAGAGCATACACATGAGATGCTTTACAAATGTGATATTTGTTCTAAGGGGTTTTGGGGTGACAGGGAGTTGCTGGCTCACATGGCAGGGCATAGAGATCCAGGTCACATCTGCCACATTTGTGGGCAAAAGTTCAATGCAAAACGGAATTTGAAGGCCCATTTGCTAATTCACCAGCCTCTGCGAGAACACACGTGCCGATTTTGTGACAAGTCCTTTAGAAGGAAAGATCACTTGCAAGTCCATGAAAGAATTCACACAGGGGTAAGACCCTATCAGTGCAAGTGGTGTGAGTCAGGCTATCCACAAAAACGTCAGCTGGTTCTGCATCAGCGAAAGTGTCCTATTCAGAGAAGGCAAAATTTGAGATATGTAAATTCtgtaacataa